The sequence CCAGCTCGGCTTCACCCCACAGTGGACCGTGCGGCAGGGTATCCAGCAGGTTTTGGACGCCATCGCCAACGGCGAGATTTCCGACTACGCCGACAGTCGCTACTCCAACGTCAAATTCTTGAGCGAGAAGAAATCGGTCGTTCGCGACAATTGGGCGCACGAGTTGGTAAAGGTCATCGCCTCGCAATAGTCAACTCTTGCCAATTTACCGCGTGCGCCGGGTTTGCCGGCGCCGGGCGAGGCCGCCATCTTCACACACGTCCGCGGCCCAATTCACTCGTAACTGCGCCGCACGACCGCCTGTTTCCGTCGCCATCGCCAGTACATGCGTCTGCTCCTGATTCATCAGTATTTCGCCGGCCCTACCGAGCCCGGCGGAACCCGCCATTACGAGCTCGCGGCGCACCTCGTGCGTCAAGGGCACGAGTGCACGATCGTCGCCAGCACGATTAATTTCTCTTCGGGCAAGCGCGTCGTCGAAGGGCGCGGGCTGGTCGTCGAACAGAACATCGATGGCATTCGCGTGCTGCGCGCTTACACCTATCCGTCGTTGCACCGCAGCTTTACCTGGCGCGTCGTCGCCTTGGTCAGTTTCATGTTCACCTCGGTGTGGGCAGCGCTGCGGGCCAAGAATATCGATCTGGTGATGGGAACTTCGCCGCCGCTGTTTCAGGCCCTTAGTGCCTGGTTCGTGGCCGCCGTCCGTCGCCGGCCGTTGCTGTTGGAGATTCGCGACCTGTGGCCCGAGTTTGCCGTCGACATCGGCGTCCTTACCAATCCCCTGCTGATCAAGATGGCGCGGTGGGTCGAGAATTTCCTGTATCGGCGGGCCACCCATCTGCTGGTGAACTCGCCGGCCTATCGCGACTACTTGCTGGCCAAAGGCGTGCCTGACAGCAAAATCAGCGTGATCGCCAATGGCGTCGATCCCGAGATGTTCACACCCGAAGCCGACGGCAAGTTCTTCCGCGAGGAGCTGGGGGTTAGCGACAAGTTCGTCGTCACTTACGCCGGCGCCCTGGGAATGGCCAACGACATCGAGACCATACTTCGCGCCGCTGTTCGCCTGCGCAGCGAAACCAGGGTGCGGTTTCTCCTGGTCGGCGACGGCAAAGAGCGGCCGAATCTCGAAGCCAAGGCTAAACAATTCGAGCTGGCCAACTTGCAGTTCGTGGGCTCGCGATCGAAGGCCGAGATGCGCGCCGTGCTCGCCGGCTCGAACGCCTGCCTGGCCACGCTCAAGAACATCCCCATGTTTCGCACGACTTACCCCAACAAGGTATTCGATTACATGGCGGCCGGGCGCCCGACGATTTTGGCCATCGACGGCGTGATCCGGCAGGTTGTCGAAGCGGCCGGCGGTGGCATTTTTGTCGAGCCGGGGAACGATCGCGCATTAGCCGCCGCGGTGCAGGCCTTGTGCGACGATCGCGAGCGCTGCCGCGCCATGGGCATGGCTGCGCGACGCTACGTCGTCGAGAATTTTAATCGCCACCGCCAGGCCGAGGATTTTGTCCGGCTCTTGGAGCGATTGGCAAACGGATCACCGACGGAACATGAACCGCCTGTACCAGAAGTTCGGGAAACGTGCGTTTGATCTGGCGGTGGCCCTACCCGCTTTGATCCTGGCCAGCCCCCTGATTGCGCTAGTGGCGATCCTGGCGCGGTGGCGGCTGGGAGCGCCGGTCATTTTCCGGCAAGAGCGACCGGGGCAGCACGGTCGGCCGTTTGAGTTGTACAAGTTCAGGACGATGACCGATGCGCGCGACAGCGCAGGCAACTTGCTCCCCGACGCCGAGCGACTGCCGCCGTTTGGAATTTTTCTGCGCCGCGCGAGTCTTGATGAGCTGCCTCAATTATGGAATGTCGTCCGCGGAGACATGAGCCTGGTGGGGCCGCGCCCCTTGATGATGCGTTATCTCGGGCGCTATTCCGCCGAACAGTTCCGCCGGCACGACTGCTTGCCAGGCATTACCGGCTGGGCCCAGGTTAATGGACGCAACGACATTTCCTGGGAACGCAAGTTCGAGCTGGATGTGTGGTACGTTGATCATTGCAGTTTGTGGTTGGACTTGAAGATTCTGTGGCTGACCGTGTTAAAGACCATGCGGGGCGTAGGCGTTAGTGCCACGGGTCATGCTACGGCGCCCGAGTTTGAAGGGACCAAAGAATTACAAGCGCGGAATTAAGCTGGTCGTAGGCATTGCTTTCCCGCTAGCCGACGGTTAGGTATAGGCGAGCGAAGGAAGCGGCGGCATACAGTTGATGCTGTTTCGCCGTGCCAGGAGCGTGGGGCTTGTCGAGGGGCCGGTTGGGGGCTCGTTGGGACTGTTCGGGATTCCACGAGTTACGAATTTCCGAATTCCGCTGTCAAACGCATCCGTCGCGTCCGGTAGCGCGCTGCGATGCAGGGGAAAGGCAAGCGGATTCGGTTTAGCAGGCGGACGTGTTGAACGCCGCCCTGGGATCGTTCGCGCCTGCGCGCGCCGTGCGACTCCCGCTCTTTGCGCGAGACTTGTCAAAAGATGCGTACATTTCCAACGGTTTCTCTCCACCAGGGAACGTGTGAGAAACCGTCGATGAATCTGACCTTCTTGACGCCTGATCGCGCCGAATGGGACCAGTTTCTCGATGGCGTCCGGCATGATTTCTATCACCGCGCGGCTTACGCCAAAATGATGGGCCCCTACGACGGCGGCCAGCCCGAGGCCGTGCTTGTCCGCCAGGCCGATTGCTACTTCTTTTTGCCCTACATCGTGCGGCCGCTGTCCTACATTCCGTGGTTGGGCACCGAGGGGAATACGCTCTTCGACATCGTCTCGCCTTATGGTTACCCGGGACCACTTTTTAGCGGCGACGACGTCTTCCATCGGCAGGCGATCGACGAGTGGCAGCGTCTCATGCAGCAGCGCGGCTGCGTAAGCGGCTTCGTGCGTTTGCATCCGCTACTGAACACGGCAGCCGACGTCCCCAGCGCCTGCGGCCAATTGGTCGAGCGCGGTCGCACGGTTTCGATCGATCTACGGCTGTCGGCGGAAGAGATGTGGAGTCAGACGCGGGCCGATCATCGTCGGAACATTTTGAAATCCCGCCGCACAGGCATGGTGGCGGCGGTCGAGGATTTCTACAGCCATCTCGACGTGTTCCTGGATATGTACAAAGAGACGATGGATCGGACCTGCGCCTCGCCTTACTACTATTTCCCGGCGGAATATTTTCGCTCGCTCAAGGAGGCTCTCGGCGATCACCTCTCGCTTTGTCTCGTGCGCAGCGAAACCGCGGAGATTCTCGCCGGCGCCCTGTTGACCGAGTGCTCGGGAATCATGCAATACCATCTCAGCGGCACGTTCAATGCGGCCATCCAGCTACGGCCCAGCAAGTTGATGCTCGATTACGCCCGCACCTGGGGCAAGGCGCGCGGAAATTATGTGTTCCACCTGGGCGGCGGTTTCGGCGCCAAGGAGGACTCGGTATTTGAGTTCAAAGCCGGGTTTTCTTCCGGCCGGCATCCGTTCTATACCTGGCAATTCATTTTCTCGACGGATCAATACACCCGTCTGGCCGAACGCCGCCTTGGTCTCGATATCGACGCTCCCAATAGTGAGTTTTTTCCGGTGTACCGCGGTTGACCACCGCGCGCGTTCCCGGACGACAGGCTTTCGTGAAACTGCACCTCGTCAAGTTTCTCCGCCGGCCGACCCTGGCCCTTTTCTCCCGGCTCAACCCGGGAGACATCACGATCCGGCACCATTGGACAGGCGATCGGCTGCGTTTGCACTCCTATCGACACAAGGGCTATTGGTATCACGGCCGCAACCGCGAACAATGGATCATGGAGACGCTCGGCCGCGTGGTTCATCCAGGCGACACCGTGGTCGAGGTGGGAGGGCACATTGGCTACGTGGCATTATGGCTGGCCCGCCTGGTCGGTCCTGGACACGTGTACGTCTTCGAGCCTGGCCCGAACAACTTGAGATATATCGAACGGAACTTGCACGGCAAACCCAACGTCACGCTTGTTCCTAAAGGGGTCGGCGACGTCTCTACCCAGCGGACGATGTTCGTGGAACGTTTGACGGGCCTGAATAACACGTTCGTTGAAGAGTCGCCATTGCTGAAGGCCAATGCCGCGTTCGACGGATTCAACGCCGATGAATTACGCGAATCAGTCCCCGTCGAGTTGGTGCGCTTCGACGATTTTGCGGCCGAACATTCCCTGCGAGCCGATCTCATCAAGATCGACGTAGAAGGTTTTGAATCCGAAGTCTTGCAAGGTATGCGCGAAGTGCTGCGCACGCAGCGACCGAAGTTGATGGTCGAAGTCACGCGCCATCCGGAAGAGGTGTGGAGCATCCTGCAATCCGCTGGCTACATCGCCTTCGGAGAAGATCTCAAGGTACTCACGAGCGCCCAAGAATTGCACGGCAACGTGTTTTGCATGTGTCCTGACATCCACGGCCAATACCTTCGCGAACTGGGCATCAACGTCGTGCCAGTAACTGAGAAATGAGCGCGAGCTTCAACTCCCCGCGAACCATCCTGGTGATCGGCGCCGGCGGGCACGCTAAGGCTGTCGTTGGCGCGGCCAAAGTTACCGGCTACGACGTACGCGCCATTTACGACGACGACGAAGCGAAATGGGGAAAGAGCATCCTGGGCGTGCCGATCTTCGGGCCCATCAATCGCATTCTCGACGCTCCCCGTATCCCGGTCCTCGTCGCCATCGCCGACGCGGCCACGCGCAAGGCCTTGGTCGATCGCCTGCCGCTGGAATGGGGAACGCTCATTCACGCGACCGCCATTATCGATTCCACCGTCGAGATCGGACCGGGCACGGTGGCCTTTGCCGGCGTTGTGGTCCAGGCCGATGCCCGCGTCGGCGCCCATGTCATTCTCAACGCCAATGCCACCGTATCCCAGGACTGTGTCCTGGAAGAATATGTCCATTTGGCGCCGGGCGTTGATCTGGCAAGCGGAGTTCACGTCGGCACAGGCTCATTTTTCGGGATTGGCGCGGTAGCCACTTCGGGCGTTCGTGTCGGCTGTTGGACCACCGTCGGCGCAGGCGCGGCCGTGACCAACGACCTCCCCGATCGCGTCGTGGCGGTCGGCTGCCCGGCGCGCGTCATTCGATCCGTCGAGTCTAAGCCTTTGGCGACCGGCGTCGATTATGAGTGAGAACAACGATTAGCAGGGACGGCTCCCGGGCGGATGAAAGAGGCGATCTCGATCGTCCGCGAACGATCCATCGTGAAGGCCGGGATACGGGGAATCGTGCAGCACGCGAAACACGAGGAACATGAGATTTGACACACGACTCTGATCGAATCACGCCGCTAATTTGGGACGCCATTGCCGAAGTCAACGAGCTTTTGCCTGAGGACGCGCGCGTACCCCTGGAAGAGAACGCCGTACTCCTTGGCAAAGGTGGGGCACTGGATTCTTTTGGGTTAGTGAACCTGGTCGTGGCGCTCGAGCAGCGTATCGAAGACGAGTTCGGGATCTCGCTGACGCTGGCGGACGAGAAAGCCATGTCCTATAGCCGCAGCCCCTTCCGCAACGTGCAAACGCTGCGCGACTATGTGCAAGACCTGATGAACCGCGCGACCCATGCCTGATCTTCCGGTACTGCTTATCACCGGCACGAGCAAAGGTATTGGCCGAAGCCTTGCCGAGCATTATGCCGCGCACGACTTCCAGGTGGTCGGCTGCAGCCGTCGCGAAGCGACAGGCATGCCGCAAAACTATCAACACTTCCAGCTCGACGTCACCGACGAGCCGGCCGTGAAGCAAATGTTTGCCGAAATCCGCAGTTGCTATGGTCGGCTCGACGCGGTGATTAACAACGCCGGCATCGCCAGCATGAACCACGTGCTCACGACGCCGCTCAAGACGGTTCTGGACGTATTGCACACGAATGTAGCGGCTCCTTTCTTGTTTTGCCGCGAGGCCGCCAAACTGATGCAGCGCAAGCGACAAGGACGCATCGTCAACTTTGCCACCGTAGCCACGCCCTTACGGCTCGAGGGCGAGGCGATCTATGCGGCCTCGAAGGCGGCCGTGATCTCGCTGACGCAGATCCTGGCGCGCGAACTCGCCGATTTCGGCATCACCGTCAATGCCGTGGGGCCCACGCCGATACACACCGATTTGATTGCCGGCGTGCCGCCGCAAAAGCTTGAGAACCTCATCGCCCGGCAAGCCATTCGCCGCTTCGGCGCGATGCGCGACGTGATCAATGTGATCGATTTCTTTCTGCGCGCCGACAGTGACTTTATAACCGGTCAAACCATTTTTTTGGGCGGCATTTGATGCCACTCGCTTTTCTCCTCGCCTCGTTCACGACCGATCCCCAGGCAGACGCCATCATCTGGCGAGACCAGACGTATTCGTATGCCTGGCTGGCGGAGCGTGTCGCGCACTGGCGAGCGGAGCTGGCCGCGTGGCAAATCCCGGCCGGCGCGGTCGTGGCCATCGAGGCCGATTTTTCGCCCAACTCCGTCGCTTTGTTCCTGGCACTGATCGAACGCCTGACAATCCTGGTTCCTCTCACCTCGAGTGTTGCAGCGCAGCGCAGCGAATTGCTGGAAATCGCCGAGGCCGAGTGGGTCATCAGCATCGATTCGCAGGACGTGGCGACCGCCACCCGCTGCGAACGCACGGCGCAGCACGAGTTCTACGCCCGCCTGCGCAGCCTCGGGCACCCGGGGCTCGTGCTCTTCTCCTCGGGCTCGACGGGAAAGAGCAAAGGCGCGGTACACGATCTCTGCGGGATCTTGGAAAAATTCCACGTGCCCCGGCACCGCTTGCGCACCATTTCATTTTTGCTTTACGACCACATCGGCGGCATCAACACGATGCTCTACACGCTGTCGAACCATGGTTGCCTGGTCACCGTGCAGGATCGCACGCCCGATGGAGTGTTGACGGCGATCGCGCGGCATCGCGTCGAGCTGTTGCCGACCTCGCCCACGTTCTTGAATATGGTGCTGATGAGCGAGGCATTCGCCCGACACGATCTCTCCACGCTTCGCACCGTGACTTACGGCACCGAGCCCATGCCCGAGAGCACACTGCGGCGGCTGCACGCCCTGTTTCCCCAGCTGCAACTGGTGCAAACGTACGGCCTGTCGGAAGTGGGCATCCTGCGGTCGAAATCCAAGAGTTCCGACTCGCTATGGGTGAAGATCGGCGGCGAAGGTTTCCAGACCCGTGTCGTGCAGGGCATTCTCGAGATCAAGGCCCGCTCCAGCATGCTGGGCTATTTGAATGCTCCCAGCCCTTTTACGGACGACGGTTGGTTCGTCACGGGCGACGAAGTCGAAGTCGATGGCGAATACTTGCGCATCCTCGGGCGTAAGAGCGAGATCATCAACGTCGGCGGACAGAAGGTCTATCCCGCCGAGGTCGAGGGAGTGATCGAGGAGATGCCGGGGGTCAGCGACGCCGCTGTCTATGGTGAGCGGAACGCCATCACGGGCCAGATCGTCTGCGTGAACGTTTCTTTGCATGCCGACGAAGCGCCCGCGGACTTCGCCCGCCGCTTGAAGCAGTTCTGTCGGGGGCGCCTCGAGTTATTTAAAATCCCCGTGAGAGTGCGCGTCGTGGACCGCGCCCAACATGGTGGCCGCTTTAAGAAAATGCGGCCCCACGCACCGGCCACGCCGCCGACAACATCCTCGTCCGCCGGGTGAACAAACTGCCCGCACTGGCGACATCGTCCCTTTGAACAAGAAAATGTCCCTGAACTGAATCATGGCTGGTGGTCGACTGAATCAGGTGCGTATCGCGGGCATCGCCAGTGCCGTTCCGCGGCGCGTCTTAACACTGGAAGACGACGCTCGCATCTTCGGTCAGACCGAGATCGAGCGCATCAGCCAGAATATCGGCGTGCAGCAGCGCCACGTCGTAAACGGCACGACGTGTACGTCAGATCTATGCTTTGCGGCGGCAGATCGGCTGCTCGACGAGCTTGGCTGGCAGCGCGATAGCGTGGATGCCCTGATCTTCGTCACGCAAACTCCCGACTATTTCATGCCCGCCACGGCCTGCGTCCTGCAAGACCGATTGGGTTTAGGGCATGGGTGCGCGGCCTTCGATGTGAATCAGGGTTGCGCGGGCTACGTGTACGGCTTGTGGATCGGCGGGCACCTGGTCCGCGGTGGATGCCGGCGACTCTTGCTCTTGGTCGGCGATACGACCAGTCGCCTGGTTTCTCCGGGCGATCGAACGGTGACAAGCCTGTTCGGCGATGCCGGAACAGCCACGGCTTTGGAACTGTCGGAAGAGGCCGCGACTATGCATTTCGCGCTGGGGACCGACGGCGCGGGGAAGGGTTGCCTGATGGTTCCCGGCGGCGCATTTCGCGTGCCTCATTCCCCGCAATCGAGCGAGCGCACCGAGCGCGCCGGCGGGAACGTGCGCTGCGACGAGGACGTATTCATGGACGGGGGCGAGGTCTTCACGTTTGTGCTGCGCGAAGTGCCCCGCCTGGTGCAAAACGTCCTATCGGCGGCCGAAACCGCGGTAGCCGATATCGACCACTTCGTTTTCCACCAGGCCAATCGCTTCATGTTGAATCATTTGACGAAGCGGCTGAAACTGCCGCCAGATCGGGTGGCGATCGGTCTGACCAACTACGGAAACACGAGCTCCGCGTCGATTCCACTGGCCATCACAACGGAGCTGCGCGAACCCCTGTCCGGCGGGCGGAACCGCGTCTTGCTGGCCGGGTTCGGGGCCGGCTTCGCCTGGGGGGCGTCGGTTCTGGAGTGCGACTCGCTCTGTCTACCACCCCTGATTACCGTGGCGGATTAGTCCAACAATGCGCGTCGTGGCGTTTGTACCGAACGATTCCTGTTGTTTCGCCGCCCGTTCGTGGCGGGTGTGCGTTATTGGCAATGACCTTTCCGTCCGCGACATCCGCGGGCATCGAGGGGACATTTCCAGCGTATCTTATTGTAAACTAACTGCTTCGACACACCCGGCGTGTGGGGCGCAGTCGTTTTGCCGGCGGTCTGGTCGGTAACGAGGAACCTATGGCGGCTACCAACAACGATTTCGTTCGCCGACTTGCCGAGGCCCTGAACGAGGATACCGCCCAGATGCAGGAAGGCACCCTGCTGGCGGACCTCGAAGGCTGGGACTCGGTAGGCCAACTGGCCGTCATCGCCCTGGTGGACGAGTGCTTCAATCAGCGCATTAACGTGGACGCACTGCGCAAATGCCAGCGCGTCGGCGACCTGCTGCAACTCATCAACGGCAAGGCGCAGCGCTAGGCCGCGCACCGATCTTCGATCTTCGTGGCTCGACGCACGTCCACCACTCGTTAGTCGTTCCCGCTCCATTCCCCGCAGAATAGATTTCCGTGACGGGCAATCCGTACCAACTTGATGGCAGGCGCATCCTGATCACGGGTGCGTCGGCGGGGATCGGCCGCGCGACGGCGCAGCGCTGCGCCGAGCTTGGCGCCACGATCATCGGCCTGGGCCGGAACGAAGAGCGCCTGACAGAAACGATCGCTACGCTTTCCGGCAAGGGGCACGCGTACCACGTGGCCGACGTCGACGACACCGATGGCTTGCTCCGCACAGTCGAGACGGTCGTGGCCGCTAACGGACCATTGGCGGGAATCGTGCACGCCGCGGGAGTGCAGCGGGCGACCCCGCTGCGCGTTGCTCGTACCGAGGATTTCCTGGCCCACTATCGCACCAATGCCTTGGGAGCGGCAACTCTCCTGGCGGCCGTGGCCAAACGGGGCGTCGCCAGCCCTCAGGGTTGCTCCGTGGTGCTGGTCGGTTCGGTGATGAGCACGCTGGGGGCCGTCGGCCTGGCGGCTTATTGCTCGTCAAAAGCCGCCGTAGTCAGCCTGGCAAAGTCGGCCGCGTTGGAACTGGCCACCGCTGGCGTTCGCGTCAATGCGGTGCTGCCAGGAATCGTGGACACCGAAATGTCGCGTAGATA comes from Pirellulales bacterium and encodes:
- a CDS encoding glycosyltransferase family 4 protein — its product is MRLLLIHQYFAGPTEPGGTRHYELAAHLVRQGHECTIVASTINFSSGKRVVEGRGLVVEQNIDGIRVLRAYTYPSLHRSFTWRVVALVSFMFTSVWAALRAKNIDLVMGTSPPLFQALSAWFVAAVRRRPLLLEIRDLWPEFAVDIGVLTNPLLIKMARWVENFLYRRATHLLVNSPAYRDYLLAKGVPDSKISVIANGVDPEMFTPEADGKFFREELGVSDKFVVTYAGALGMANDIETILRAAVRLRSETRVRFLLVGDGKERPNLEAKAKQFELANLQFVGSRSKAEMRAVLAGSNACLATLKNIPMFRTTYPNKVFDYMAAGRPTILAIDGVIRQVVEAAGGGIFVEPGNDRALAAAVQALCDDRERCRAMGMAARRYVVENFNRHRQAEDFVRLLERLANGSPTEHEPPVPEVRETCV
- a CDS encoding sugar transferase, giving the protein MNRLYQKFGKRAFDLAVALPALILASPLIALVAILARWRLGAPVIFRQERPGQHGRPFELYKFRTMTDARDSAGNLLPDAERLPPFGIFLRRASLDELPQLWNVVRGDMSLVGPRPLMMRYLGRYSAEQFRRHDCLPGITGWAQVNGRNDISWERKFELDVWYVDHCSLWLDLKILWLTVLKTMRGVGVSATGHATAPEFEGTKELQARN
- a CDS encoding GNAT family N-acetyltransferase; translated protein: MNLTFLTPDRAEWDQFLDGVRHDFYHRAAYAKMMGPYDGGQPEAVLVRQADCYFFLPYIVRPLSYIPWLGTEGNTLFDIVSPYGYPGPLFSGDDVFHRQAIDEWQRLMQQRGCVSGFVRLHPLLNTAADVPSACGQLVERGRTVSIDLRLSAEEMWSQTRADHRRNILKSRRTGMVAAVEDFYSHLDVFLDMYKETMDRTCASPYYYFPAEYFRSLKEALGDHLSLCLVRSETAEILAGALLTECSGIMQYHLSGTFNAAIQLRPSKLMLDYARTWGKARGNYVFHLGGGFGAKEDSVFEFKAGFSSGRHPFYTWQFIFSTDQYTRLAERRLGLDIDAPNSEFFPVYRG
- a CDS encoding FkbM family methyltransferase, translated to MKLHLVKFLRRPTLALFSRLNPGDITIRHHWTGDRLRLHSYRHKGYWYHGRNREQWIMETLGRVVHPGDTVVEVGGHIGYVALWLARLVGPGHVYVFEPGPNNLRYIERNLHGKPNVTLVPKGVGDVSTQRTMFVERLTGLNNTFVEESPLLKANAAFDGFNADELRESVPVELVRFDDFAAEHSLRADLIKIDVEGFESEVLQGMREVLRTQRPKLMVEVTRHPEEVWSILQSAGYIAFGEDLKVLTSAQELHGNVFCMCPDIHGQYLRELGINVVPVTEK
- a CDS encoding acetyltransferase — its product is MSASFNSPRTILVIGAGGHAKAVVGAAKVTGYDVRAIYDDDEAKWGKSILGVPIFGPINRILDAPRIPVLVAIADAATRKALVDRLPLEWGTLIHATAIIDSTVEIGPGTVAFAGVVVQADARVGAHVILNANATVSQDCVLEEYVHLAPGVDLASGVHVGTGSFFGIGAVATSGVRVGCWTTVGAGAAVTNDLPDRVVAVGCPARVIRSVESKPLATGVDYE
- a CDS encoding acyl carrier protein → MTHDSDRITPLIWDAIAEVNELLPEDARVPLEENAVLLGKGGALDSFGLVNLVVALEQRIEDEFGISLTLADEKAMSYSRSPFRNVQTLRDYVQDLMNRATHA
- a CDS encoding SDR family oxidoreductase, translated to MPDLPVLLITGTSKGIGRSLAEHYAAHDFQVVGCSRREATGMPQNYQHFQLDVTDEPAVKQMFAEIRSCYGRLDAVINNAGIASMNHVLTTPLKTVLDVLHTNVAAPFLFCREAAKLMQRKRQGRIVNFATVATPLRLEGEAIYAASKAAVISLTQILARELADFGITVNAVGPTPIHTDLIAGVPPQKLENLIARQAIRRFGAMRDVINVIDFFLRADSDFITGQTIFLGGI
- a CDS encoding fatty acid--CoA ligase family protein, which encodes MPLAFLLASFTTDPQADAIIWRDQTYSYAWLAERVAHWRAELAAWQIPAGAVVAIEADFSPNSVALFLALIERLTILVPLTSSVAAQRSELLEIAEAEWVISIDSQDVATATRCERTAQHEFYARLRSLGHPGLVLFSSGSTGKSKGAVHDLCGILEKFHVPRHRLRTISFLLYDHIGGINTMLYTLSNHGCLVTVQDRTPDGVLTAIARHRVELLPTSPTFLNMVLMSEAFARHDLSTLRTVTYGTEPMPESTLRRLHALFPQLQLVQTYGLSEVGILRSKSKSSDSLWVKIGGEGFQTRVVQGILEIKARSSMLGYLNAPSPFTDDGWFVTGDEVEVDGEYLRILGRKSEIINVGGQKVYPAEVEGVIEEMPGVSDAAVYGERNAITGQIVCVNVSLHADEAPADFARRLKQFCRGRLELFKIPVRVRVVDRAQHGGRFKKMRPHAPATPPTTSSSAG
- a CDS encoding ketoacyl-ACP synthase III, yielding MAGGRLNQVRIAGIASAVPRRVLTLEDDARIFGQTEIERISQNIGVQQRHVVNGTTCTSDLCFAAADRLLDELGWQRDSVDALIFVTQTPDYFMPATACVLQDRLGLGHGCAAFDVNQGCAGYVYGLWIGGHLVRGGCRRLLLLVGDTTSRLVSPGDRTVTSLFGDAGTATALELSEEAATMHFALGTDGAGKGCLMVPGGAFRVPHSPQSSERTERAGGNVRCDEDVFMDGGEVFTFVLREVPRLVQNVLSAAETAVADIDHFVFHQANRFMLNHLTKRLKLPPDRVAIGLTNYGNTSSASIPLAITTELREPLSGGRNRVLLAGFGAGFAWGASVLECDSLCLPPLITVAD
- a CDS encoding acyl carrier protein; the protein is MAATNNDFVRRLAEALNEDTAQMQEGTLLADLEGWDSVGQLAVIALVDECFNQRINVDALRKCQRVGDLLQLINGKAQR
- a CDS encoding SDR family oxidoreductase gives rise to the protein MTGNPYQLDGRRILITGASAGIGRATAQRCAELGATIIGLGRNEERLTETIATLSGKGHAYHVADVDDTDGLLRTVETVVAANGPLAGIVHAAGVQRATPLRVARTEDFLAHYRTNALGAATLLAAVAKRGVASPQGCSVVLVGSVMSTLGAVGLAAYCSSKAAVVSLAKSAALELATAGVRVNAVLPGIVDTEMSRRYLSSLAEDQVRTIRGKHPLGIGQPEDVAHAIVFLLGDTARWITGTCLTVDGGYSAQ